The sequence AGCTGGTGCTGGAGTTTCTCCTCCTTAATCATCCGCTAGACTGTCCGGTGTGCGACCAGGCAGGGGAATGCTTCTTGCAGGATTATTCCTTCAAGTACGGCCATGCTCACAGCCGGTTTATTGAAGAGAAGCGGGTTCGACCTAACGAAGAGTTGGGTGCTGGAGTAGTCATCAACCATAACCGCTGCATCATGTGTACCCGTTGTGTCCGCTTCACTCAAGGGATCAGTGGAACTGGCGATCTCTTAGTGAAGAACCGAGGTTATTATAGTAAAATTGCTGTCTTCGATGGGAAACCGCTGGACAACCCACTGGCTGGCAATGTGGCGGACATCTGTCCGGTCGGCGCTCTGCTGCTGAAGGACTATATCCATACCACCCGGGTCTGGCACCTGTCCCACACCGCATCCGTCTGCACCGAGTGTACCACCGGCTGCAGCATCACCGTGGATGCTGCTCATAATCGGATCTATCGGATTATCAGCCGGGAAAACGAGCAGGCCAATGGCTACTTCATCTGTGATTACGGCCGCTACGCCTTTCACAAATACACCGAGAATCTACTCAGCAACCCCCTCGTACGAACCAATCGGGGGTGGAAGGTACTCGGCTGGGACCAAGCCTATCAGACGGTGGTGGATCAGGTGGACAAACACGGCGGTAAGGCGGCCGTTCGGGCCCTTGCCTCGCCCACGTTCCCCAATGAGAGCAACTTTCTCTTGGGTCAACTCATGCAGCGCCTCTCTGATCAGAAAAACATTGCCTTTATTCCTGTCAGGCGGGAAGAGGATCAGGTGTTCCCGTCGGGTTTCCGTATTAGTGGCGATAAGGGGGGCAATCGCCTTGGAGCTGAAGACCTGATCGCTATGTTGGCGGCCGGACCCAGGTCTTTCTTCAAGGATGAACTAGGGGTCCTCCTGGTCATGGATGCCGATGGCCGGGCTGAAGTCACCGCCGATCTGCAGAAGATTTTCGTAGCCTCTCCATTCAAGGTAGTATTGGCGAGTAATAAATCAGAGATCACCGAGTTGGCAAACCTGGTGCTGCCCGTAGCGGGGCCGTATGAACGCGAAGGTACGGTGACCAATGATAAGAGCCTCGTACAATGGCTTCAGCCGGCTTTGCTGCCCAGTGGACAGGCCAGAGCTGACTGGCTGGTGATCGCTGAGTTGGATCATCTCTTGACGGGTGAGGAGAGCCTGTATACCTGTGCTGGTGATGTTACCTGGAAGATCAACCGGACCATCCCAGCCTACAGTCAGGTAACCCGGTTCAAGCTGGGCCAGAAAGGGCAATTTGTAGCAGGCACGAGCTAGTGGATACCTTTGATGTCATAGCGTCCCTGATCAAGGTGGTGGTGGTGTTTGGTGCTATCATCCTCACCGTAGCAATAATGACCCTGGCCGAGCGGCGCGTCGCTGGCTTCATTCAATATCGCTTGGGGCCTAACCGGGTAGGACCGTGGGGCCTCTTACAACCGGTAGCCGATGGTCTCAAATTCTTTCTCAAAGAGGATATTATCCCGGACAACGTCAATAAACCGATCTACCTGCTAGCGCCGGTGATCACTATAGTGCCGGCTCTTATGACCTTCGCGGTAATTCCCTTCGGGGCGTCGCTGGAGATCGCCGGGCATACGGTGAAATTGCAAGTGGCTGATATCAATATCGGCCTCCTGTATATATTGGCCCTTACGTCGGTGGGGGTGTACGGGCTGGTTCTGGCGGGGTGGAGTTCCGGGAGCAAGTATCCCCTTCTGGGCGGTCTGCGCTCTTCAGCCCAGCTGATTAGCTACGAGCTGGCCATGGGCCTGGCGATTGTCGGCGTGATCATGGTCAGCGGTGGCCTTACCTTCAATGAAATTGTGGCCCATCAGCAGGCCACCAGCTGGAACTTCTGGAAACAGCCCCTGGCAGCCCTGGTTTTTTTAGTGGCTATATTTGCCGAAACTAACCGCCTCCCCTTCGACCTTACCGAGGCTGAGCAGGAGCTGGTGGGGGGATATCATACCGAGTATTCAAGCTTCAAGTATATCATGTTTTTCCTATCGGAATACGCCAATATGATCACCGCTTCCGCCTTCATGGTGTGTCTCTTCTTCGGTGGTTGGGATATCCCCTTCGTGGATGAGGCAGCCCTGGGCAATTGGGGTGTGGTCTTCTCCGTCCTGGCCTTTGCCTTTAAAGTGGGCTTTTTCCTCTTTCTGTATATCTGGATCCGGTGGACCTTCCCCCGGTTCCGCTACGATCAGCTCATGCGCCTGGGTTGGAAAGTCATGCTGCCTCTGGGCCTGGTGAACATTTTTGCCGTCGGCTTGTGGATGGCGCTAAGGGCTTGATAGTATGAGCGAGATAAGGTAATGGCAACGGTCGTGCGAACATATGAGCCCAGGTTCTGGGACCGCTTTTACTTGCTGGCATTGGCACAAGGTCTGTTTATTACCCTGGTACGGTTTTTCAAGCGTAAGGATACTATTCAGTATCCTGAGAAAAAGCACGTGCCCCCTGCCGGGTACCGGGGTCTCCATCGGCTGAACAAATTCGATGACGGGCGGATCAAGTGCGTGGCCTGCGAGATGTGCCAGACAGCCTGCCCCGCTCATTGCATCGACATTGAGCCCTCAGCAGCACCCTGGGAGGATGGGGAGGAGCGGTATCCCGTCAAGTTTGAAATCGACCTGCTGCGGTGTATTTTTTGTGGCTTTTGCGAGATTGCTTGCCCCAAGGACGCCATCGAACTCACCGAGATTTATGACTTCAGTGCCTATACCCGTGATAACCTTCGCATCGATATGGAGGGCTTGCTGAAAGTGTTTGACGTGACAAAAAATGGCAACGTCTACGCTCGTCAAAATCGGGGTGAAAGGATCGAGGTGCCGATAGCCAGATGACGACAGTCCTGTTCTACCTGTTTGCCGCTCTTTTGTTGGGAACCAGTCTATTTGTGGTGCTGAACCGTAATCCCATCTACAGTGTAGTGGGCCTGGTCTTTGCCTTTATGAATCTAGCGGCCATGTATTTTCTCCTGGAAGCCTTCTTCATTGGCATTCTACAGGTTCTGATCTACGCCGGGGCGATCATGGTGCTGTTTCTATTTGTGGTCATGCTGCTGAATGTCCAGTCGGATCAGCCCCGCCCCGGCCTGATTCATCCCGACCGCTGGTGGTTTGGTCTTCTAGCACTGATTTTCGTTACCCTGCTACTTCTGCTGATCGGACAGGGAATTCGGGTGTTGTTGACTTCTCCACAGCAGGAGGTAGCTCAGATAGGTACCGTGGCGCAAGTAGGCGAAGCCCTGTTCACGCACTATCTGCTGCCATTTGAGATCGCCTCGCTCCTGCTGACGGTAGCCCTGGTTGGCACGGTCTTCCTGGCCAAGAAAAGGGTCTAGGTGGTGGTTGTACCCCTGTACCATATCCTGGCGTTTGCTGGTCTCCTGTTCACTATCGGTGTAGCGGGTGTCTTGTTCCGACGCAATGCCATTATTGTCTTTATGAGCATAGAGATCATGCTCAACGCGGTGAACCTTGTTTTTATTGCTTTCTCCCGTTACTACGGCAACGTGAACGGGCAGGTGTTTGTCTTTTTCATCATGACCCTTGCAGCAGCAGAAGTGGCGGTGGGCTTGGCCATCATTATCTCCCTTTTCCGCAATCTGCGCACTTCTGATAT is a genomic window of Candidatus Neomarinimicrobiota bacterium containing:
- the nuoK gene encoding NADH-quinone oxidoreductase subunit NuoK, which gives rise to MVVPLYHILAFAGLLFTIGVAGVLFRRNAIIVFMSIEIMLNAVNLVFIAFSRYYGNVNGQVFVFFIMTLAAAEVAVGLAIIISLFRNLRTSDISEIHLMKY
- a CDS encoding NADH-quinone oxidoreductase subunit J is translated as MTTVLFYLFAALLLGTSLFVVLNRNPIYSVVGLVFAFMNLAAMYFLLEAFFIGILQVLIYAGAIMVLFLFVVMLLNVQSDQPRPGLIHPDRWWFGLLALIFVTLLLLLIGQGIRVLLTSPQQEVAQIGTVAQVGEALFTHYLLPFEIASLLLTVALVGTVFLAKKRV
- a CDS encoding molybdopterin-dependent oxidoreductase, with protein sequence LVLEFLLLNHPLDCPVCDQAGECFLQDYSFKYGHAHSRFIEEKRVRPNEELGAGVVINHNRCIMCTRCVRFTQGISGTGDLLVKNRGYYSKIAVFDGKPLDNPLAGNVADICPVGALLLKDYIHTTRVWHLSHTASVCTECTTGCSITVDAAHNRIYRIISRENEQANGYFICDYGRYAFHKYTENLLSNPLVRTNRGWKVLGWDQAYQTVVDQVDKHGGKAAVRALASPTFPNESNFLLGQLMQRLSDQKNIAFIPVRREEDQVFPSGFRISGDKGGNRLGAEDLIAMLAAGPRSFFKDELGVLLVMDADGRAEVTADLQKIFVASPFKVVLASNKSEITELANLVLPVAGPYEREGTVTNDKSLVQWLQPALLPSGQARADWLVIAELDHLLTGEESLYTCAGDVTWKINRTIPAYSQVTRFKLGQKGQFVAGTS
- the nuoH gene encoding NADH-quinone oxidoreductase subunit NuoH produces the protein MDTFDVIASLIKVVVVFGAIILTVAIMTLAERRVAGFIQYRLGPNRVGPWGLLQPVADGLKFFLKEDIIPDNVNKPIYLLAPVITIVPALMTFAVIPFGASLEIAGHTVKLQVADINIGLLYILALTSVGVYGLVLAGWSSGSKYPLLGGLRSSAQLISYELAMGLAIVGVIMVSGGLTFNEIVAHQQATSWNFWKQPLAALVFLVAIFAETNRLPFDLTEAEQELVGGYHTEYSSFKYIMFFLSEYANMITASAFMVCLFFGGWDIPFVDEAALGNWGVVFSVLAFAFKVGFFLFLYIWIRWTFPRFRYDQLMRLGWKVMLPLGLVNIFAVGLWMALRA
- a CDS encoding NADH-quinone oxidoreductase subunit I, coding for MRTYEPRFWDRFYLLALAQGLFITLVRFFKRKDTIQYPEKKHVPPAGYRGLHRLNKFDDGRIKCVACEMCQTACPAHCIDIEPSAAPWEDGEERYPVKFEIDLLRCIFCGFCEIACPKDAIELTEIYDFSAYTRDNLRIDMEGLLKVFDVTKNGNVYARQNRGERIEVPIAR